A single region of the Neisseria zoodegmatis genome encodes:
- a CDS encoding HesA/MoeB/ThiF family protein, with protein sequence MDDRDLLRYSRHILLEEIGIEGQQKLLNASALVVGCGGLGAAVLPYLAAAGVGHLIIADHDTIDSTNLQRQITFTEADIGLSKAEVMAGRLKNINSRIRISALNEQLTEERLRDLMAGVSIAIDCCDNFATRQAVNRASVATRTPLVSGAAVRFEGQLAVYRPDLSDSPCYACLFDGNHADDGACALFGVFSPLVGIIGTTQAGEALKILAGIGKQSHGTLSVYDALQNEWQQFELEKNPHCRVCASNQPSQQQP encoded by the coding sequence ATGGACGACCGCGACCTGCTGCGTTACAGCCGCCACATCCTGCTTGAAGAAATCGGCATCGAAGGCCAGCAAAAACTGCTTAATGCCTCGGCATTGGTGGTCGGCTGCGGCGGCTTGGGCGCGGCGGTTTTGCCTTATCTGGCCGCCGCCGGCGTGGGGCATTTGATAATAGCCGACCACGACACCATCGACAGCACCAACCTCCAACGCCAAATCACCTTCACCGAAGCCGATATCGGTTTAAGCAAAGCCGAAGTGATGGCAGGCCGTCTGAAAAACATCAACAGCCGCATCCGTATCAGCGCGCTGAACGAACAGCTCACCGAAGAACGGTTAAGAGACTTGATGGCGGGCGTTTCCATTGCAATTGACTGCTGCGACAACTTTGCCACCCGTCAAGCCGTGAACCGGGCATCCGTCGCCACCCGCACTCCGTTGGTTTCCGGCGCTGCCGTGCGCTTTGAAGGCCAGCTTGCCGTGTACCGCCCCGACCTCTCCGATTCGCCCTGCTACGCCTGCCTGTTTGACGGCAACCACGCTGACGACGGCGCTTGCGCCCTATTCGGCGTATTCTCGCCGCTGGTCGGCATCATCGGCACCACTCAAGCCGGCGAAGCACTGAAAATCTTAGCAGGCATCGGCAAGCAAAGCCACGGCACGCTTTCCGTCTATGACGCTCTGCAAAACGAATGGCAGCAGTTTGAACTGGAAAAAAATCCGCACTGCCGCGTCTGCGCTTCAAATCAGCCATCTCAACAACAGCCTTGA
- a CDS encoding lipoprotein signal peptidase, giving the protein MQNPHLRRISALCAARSFAYLYDMSALAVLLRLELHRHLGVLQRSRPD; this is encoded by the coding sequence TTGCAAAACCCCCATCTGCGGCGCATTTCTGCGTTGTGCGCTGCCCGCTCGTTTGCTTATCTGTATGATATGTCTGCACTCGCTGTGCTGCTACGCCTTGAACTGCATCGACATCTGGGAGTTTTGCAAAGGTCTCGCCCTGATTGA
- a CDS encoding OmpA family protein, with product MSDNNDHKEQRIGLWIAGGASALAVLSILFYAVWGWENGKIEGSPGYGVAASEAVVAKDAVAVSDAVQTASAVDVAPVAAVSEPAESASAVPQVSAAEQILTASDTASAVPDGASAVVENGVVKFYFATGKADLAANAEEALKDVLAGAKEGKKAVISGFHDVTGNKKLNEELSKKRAFAVRDALLHLGVPEAQIELRKPENATGSGNNAEARRVEVVLE from the coding sequence ATGTCAGATAACAATGATCACAAAGAACAGCGCATTGGTTTGTGGATTGCAGGCGGTGCTTCTGCTTTGGCGGTGTTGTCTATTCTTTTTTATGCCGTTTGGGGTTGGGAGAACGGCAAAATAGAGGGATCTCCGGGTTATGGCGTGGCGGCTTCGGAGGCGGTTGTCGCCAAAGATGCGGTTGCGGTTTCTGATGCAGTTCAGACGGCCTCTGCTGTTGATGTTGCGCCTGTGGCAGCGGTTTCCGAGCCTGCTGAGTCGGCTTCGGCTGTGCCGCAAGTTTCGGCGGCGGAACAGATTTTGACTGCTTCCGATACGGCTTCGGCGGTGCCGGACGGTGCAAGTGCCGTGGTGGAAAACGGTGTGGTGAAATTCTATTTTGCTACGGGCAAGGCTGATTTGGCGGCCAATGCCGAGGAGGCTTTGAAAGATGTGCTGGCCGGTGCGAAAGAGGGCAAGAAGGCCGTGATTTCGGGCTTCCATGATGTGACCGGCAACAAAAAGCTGAATGAAGAGCTGTCGAAAAAACGTGCGTTTGCGGTGCGTGATGCTCTGCTGCATTTGGGCGTACCCGAAGCGCAAATCGAATTGCGCAAGCCTGAAAATGCGACCGGCAGCGGTAACAATGCCGAAGCCCGCCGCGTGGAAGTGGTATTGGAATAA
- the glyQ gene encoding glycine--tRNA ligase subunit alpha translates to MLTFQQIIFKLQNFWAERGCTVLQPFDMEVGAGTSHPATCLRALGPEPWYAAYVQPSRRPKDGRYGDNPNRLQHYYQFQVALKPAPADIQEQYLDSLRELGIDPQVHDIRFVEDDWENPTLGAWGLGWEVWLNGMEVTQFTYFQQVGGIDCTPVLGEITYGIERLAMYLQGVENVYDLVWSKTPDGQTITYGDVYHQNEVEQSTYNFEYANVELLLQNFNNFEVEAKRLLEVEDTSLALPAYEMVLKAGHTFNLLDARGAISVTERATYIGRIRALSRIVAQKFVESREKLGFPLIKDKTA, encoded by the coding sequence ATGCTGACCTTCCAACAAATCATCTTCAAACTACAAAATTTCTGGGCCGAACGTGGCTGCACCGTTTTACAACCCTTCGATATGGAAGTCGGCGCCGGCACCAGCCACCCCGCCACCTGCCTGCGCGCATTAGGCCCCGAGCCGTGGTATGCCGCTTACGTACAACCCAGCCGCCGCCCCAAAGACGGCCGCTACGGCGACAACCCCAACCGCCTGCAACACTATTACCAATTTCAGGTGGCCTTAAAACCCGCCCCGGCCGACATTCAAGAACAATACCTTGATTCACTGCGCGAACTCGGCATCGACCCTCAAGTTCACGATATCCGCTTTGTCGAAGACGACTGGGAAAACCCCACCCTCGGCGCTTGGGGTTTGGGCTGGGAAGTATGGCTCAACGGCATGGAAGTGACCCAATTTACCTATTTCCAACAAGTCGGCGGCATCGACTGCACACCCGTTTTAGGAGAAATCACCTACGGCATCGAACGTCTCGCCATGTATCTGCAAGGCGTGGAAAACGTATATGACTTGGTTTGGTCCAAAACTCCCGACGGCCAAACCATCACTTACGGCGACGTTTACCACCAAAACGAAGTGGAACAATCCACCTACAATTTTGAATACGCCAACGTCGAACTCCTGCTGCAAAACTTCAACAACTTCGAAGTCGAAGCCAAGCGTTTGCTCGAAGTGGAAGACACCTCGCTGGCACTGCCCGCCTACGAAATGGTACTCAAAGCTGGCCACACTTTTAACCTGCTCGATGCCCGCGGTGCCATTTCCGTAACCGAACGCGCCACCTACATCGGCCGCATCCGCGCTTTGAGCCGGATTGTGGCACAAAAGTTTGTGGAGAGCCGCGAGAAATTGGGTTTTCCGTTGATTAAGGATAAAACAGCGTAA
- the glyS gene encoding glycine--tRNA ligase subunit beta encodes MTQTLLIELLTEELPPKALNNLGNSLAASIVEGLEKEQLIEGTAEYTAYASPRRLAAQVKNVKAAQADRLVVKKGPSVAAGMKDGMPTKALEGFARSCGTDIASLKIDNDGKQDVYAYEFTQEGQPLAALISDILAQAVKKLPIPKVMRWGSSTHTFVRPVHGLVVVHGADTVPASVLGLDSRNHTLGHRFLSSGDIVFPNADSYAEKMRHEGKVIPSFAERKAAIQTALNEQAGRLNATVAADEALLDEVTALVEWPVVLEAQFEEHFLAVPQECLILTMQQNQKYFPLLDQNGKLMNRFLLVSNLQAEDPSHIIHGNERVLRARLADAEFFYKQDQKATLESRLPKLENVVYHNKLGNQAERISRLMSISGHIAKALGADVAVTERAARLAKADLVTEMVGEFPELQGTMGKYYARLDGESEEIAQAIEAHYQPRFAGDDLPQSTTATAVALADKLETLVGIWGIGLIPTGDKDPYALRRSALGILRMLMQHDLDINDLLQTAYNSFPQGKLADNTVAEVAEFMQARLAVLLQNDHPQDIVAAVLAKQPSRLNDLAAKLQAVAAFKQLPEAAALAAANKRVQNLLKKADAELGAVNESLLQQDEEKALFTAAQALQPKIEAALAAQDFQTALSALASVKPQVDAFFDNVMVMADDAAVKQNRLNLLKQLADLMNAVADITKLGE; translated from the coding sequence ATGACCCAAACCCTGTTAATCGAACTCCTCACCGAAGAGCTACCCCCCAAAGCCCTCAACAACTTGGGCAACAGCCTTGCCGCTTCTATCGTCGAAGGCTTGGAAAAAGAACAATTAATTGAAGGCACAGCCGAATACACCGCCTACGCTTCGCCCCGCCGCTTGGCCGCGCAAGTGAAAAACGTTAAAGCTGCACAAGCCGACCGTTTGGTGGTGAAAAAAGGCCCGAGCGTTGCCGCGGGTATGAAAGACGGCATGCCCACCAAAGCACTGGAAGGCTTCGCCCGCTCTTGCGGCACTGATATTGCCAGTCTGAAAATCGACAACGACGGCAAACAAGATGTGTATGCCTACGAATTTACCCAAGAAGGCCAGCCTTTGGCGGCCTTGATCAGCGATATTTTGGCGCAAGCCGTGAAAAAGCTGCCGATTCCCAAAGTGATGCGCTGGGGCAGCAGCACACATACCTTTGTGCGTCCGGTACACGGTTTGGTGGTCGTGCACGGCGCAGACACCGTACCGGCTTCGGTATTGGGTTTGGACAGCCGTAACCACACCCTCGGCCACCGCTTCTTGAGCAGCGGCGACATCGTATTCCCGAATGCCGACAGCTATGCCGAAAAAATGCGCCATGAAGGCAAAGTGATTCCTTCGTTTGCCGAACGCAAAGCCGCCATTCAGACGGCCTTAAACGAACAAGCAGGCCGTCTGAATGCCACCGTTGCCGCCGACGAAGCCCTGCTCGACGAAGTCACCGCACTGGTGGAATGGCCGGTGGTATTGGAAGCGCAGTTTGAAGAACACTTCCTCGCCGTGCCGCAGGAATGCCTGATTCTCACCATGCAGCAAAACCAAAAATACTTCCCGCTGCTCGATCAAAACGGCAAGCTGATGAACCGCTTCCTGCTGGTTTCCAACCTTCAAGCCGAAGACCCGAGCCACATCATCCACGGCAACGAACGCGTATTGCGCGCCCGTCTCGCCGATGCCGAATTCTTCTACAAGCAAGACCAAAAAGCCACTTTGGAAAGCCGCTTGCCCAAACTGGAAAACGTGGTGTACCACAACAAACTGGGCAACCAAGCCGAGCGCATCAGCCGCCTGATGAGCATCAGCGGCCACATCGCCAAAGCATTGGGGGCCGACGTTGCCGTTACCGAACGCGCCGCCCGCTTGGCCAAAGCCGACCTCGTTACCGAAATGGTCGGCGAATTCCCCGAACTGCAAGGCACTATGGGCAAATACTACGCCCGCTTGGACGGCGAAAGCGAAGAAATCGCACAAGCCATCGAAGCGCATTACCAACCCCGTTTCGCCGGCGACGACTTGCCGCAAAGCACAACCGCCACCGCCGTGGCGCTGGCCGACAAACTGGAGACCCTCGTCGGCATTTGGGGTATCGGCCTGATTCCCACCGGCGACAAAGACCCCTACGCCCTGCGCCGTTCCGCACTGGGCATCTTACGCATGTTGATGCAGCACGATTTGGACATCAACGACCTGCTTCAGACGGCCTACAACAGCTTCCCGCAAGGCAAACTCGCCGACAACACCGTTGCCGAAGTCGCCGAATTCATGCAGGCGCGTTTGGCCGTGCTGCTGCAAAACGACCATCCGCAAGACATCGTCGCCGCCGTATTGGCCAAACAACCCAGCCGCCTGAACGATCTCGCTGCCAAACTGCAAGCCGTGGCCGCGTTCAAACAACTGCCCGAAGCCGCCGCCCTTGCCGCCGCCAACAAGCGCGTGCAAAACCTGCTCAAAAAGGCCGATGCCGAATTGGGCGCGGTAAACGAAAGCCTGTTGCAGCAAGACGAAGAGAAAGCCCTGTTCACCGCCGCACAAGCCCTGCAACCGAAAATCGAAGCCGCATTGGCCGCCCAAGATTTTCAGACGGCCTTATCCGCCTTGGCTTCGGTGAAGCCGCAAGTGGATGCCTTCTTCGACAATGTGATGGTAATGGCCGACGATGCCGCCGTAAAACAAAACCGCCTGAATCTGTTGAAACAACTGGCAGATTTGATGAACGCCGTGGCAGATATTACCAAGCTGGGTGAATAA
- the dcd gene encoding dCTP deaminase has protein sequence MSIKSDKWIRRMSEQHGMIEPFEPNQIKEIDGKKIISYGTSSYGYDIRCANEFKIFTNINSTIVDPKNFDPRNFVTVEDDFCIIPPNSFALARTVEYFRIPRNVLTVCLGKSTYARCGIIVNVTPFEPEWEGYVTLEFSNTTPLPAKIYAGEGVAQVLFFESDEVCETSYKDRNGKYMGQTGVTLPKT, from the coding sequence ATGAGCATTAAATCGGACAAATGGATACGCCGTATGAGCGAACAACACGGGATGATTGAGCCGTTTGAGCCGAATCAGATTAAAGAAATCGACGGTAAAAAAATCATTTCCTACGGCACCTCAAGCTACGGCTACGATATCCGTTGCGCCAATGAATTTAAAATTTTTACCAACATCAACAGCACGATAGTCGATCCCAAAAACTTCGACCCCCGAAACTTCGTTACCGTTGAAGACGATTTCTGCATTATCCCACCCAATTCTTTTGCCTTGGCGCGCACGGTTGAATATTTCCGCATCCCGAGAAATGTGTTGACCGTATGCTTGGGCAAATCCACCTACGCCCGCTGCGGCATCATCGTGAACGTAACGCCTTTCGAGCCTGAATGGGAAGGCTATGTTACGTTGGAATTTTCCAATACTACCCCTCTTCCGGCCAAAATCTACGCCGGAGAAGGTGTGGCTCAAGTTTTGTTTTTTGAGAGCGATGAAGTGTGCGAAACTTCCTATAAAGACCGCAACGGCAAATACATGGGCCAAACCGGCGTGACTTTGCCTAAAACTTAA
- a CDS encoding DUF3149 domain-containing protein, translating into MELLNELFESPVGIMSLLTIVFVIVIATVLFFWVKKQADKSGN; encoded by the coding sequence ATGGAACTACTCAACGAATTATTTGAATCGCCGGTAGGCATCATGTCTTTACTGACGATTGTGTTTGTTATCGTAATTGCAACTGTTTTATTCTTCTGGGTTAAAAAGCAAGCTGATAAATCCGGAAACTAA
- the mpl gene encoding UDP-N-acetylmuramate:L-alanyl-gamma-D-glutamyl-meso-diaminopimelate ligase — protein MKHIHIIGIGGTFMGGVAAIAKEAGFKVTGCDAKMYPPMSTQLKALGIDVHEGFDAAQLDTFQADVYVIGNVAKRGMDVIEAVLNRGLPYISGPQWLAENVLHHHWVLAVAGTHGKTTTASMLAWVLEYAGLAPGFLIGGVPQNFSVSARLPQAPEQDPHSKSPFFVVEADEYDTAFFDKRSKFIHYRPRTCILNNLEFDHADIFADLVAIQTQFHHLVRTVPSEGLIACNGTEQSLRDTLAKGCWTPVEFFGGENNWQIGEVDSDGSFDVLFEGKKAGRVAWQIIGEHNRMNALAVIAAARHAGVDIQTACEALSQFKNVKRRMETKGVVNGVTVYDDFAHHPTAIATTVAGLRQKVGSGRILAVLEPRSNTMKLGTMKDALPESLKEADHVFCYAGGLDWDVAEALAPLGNKLYVNRDFDAFMAEIIHHAQSGDHILVMSNGGFGGIHDKLLSALAK, from the coding sequence ATGAAACACATACACATTATCGGCATTGGCGGCACTTTTATGGGTGGCGTGGCGGCGATAGCCAAAGAGGCAGGATTTAAAGTAACCGGCTGCGATGCCAAGATGTATCCGCCGATGAGCACCCAGCTTAAAGCACTCGGCATTGATGTGCATGAAGGTTTCGATGCCGCCCAGTTGGATACGTTTCAAGCGGATGTGTATGTGATCGGTAATGTGGCCAAGCGCGGCATGGATGTGATAGAGGCGGTATTAAACCGAGGGCTGCCTTATATCTCCGGCCCGCAATGGCTGGCTGAAAACGTATTGCACCATCATTGGGTGCTGGCCGTGGCGGGAACGCACGGTAAAACCACCACGGCTTCCATGCTGGCTTGGGTGTTGGAATACGCAGGCTTGGCGCCCGGTTTCCTGATTGGCGGCGTACCTCAAAATTTCAGCGTGTCCGCCCGTTTGCCGCAAGCGCCCGAGCAGGATCCGCACAGCAAATCGCCTTTTTTTGTGGTGGAGGCTGATGAATACGATACGGCGTTTTTCGACAAGCGTTCCAAGTTTATACACTACCGCCCGCGCACTTGTATTCTGAACAATCTGGAGTTTGATCACGCCGATATTTTTGCCGATTTGGTCGCCATTCAAACCCAGTTCCATCATTTAGTGCGTACCGTGCCGTCTGAAGGCTTGATTGCATGTAACGGTACGGAACAAAGTTTGCGCGATACCTTAGCGAAAGGCTGTTGGACACCGGTGGAGTTTTTTGGTGGCGAAAACAACTGGCAAATCGGAGAGGTTGATTCAGACGGCTCGTTTGATGTGTTGTTTGAAGGTAAAAAAGCAGGCCGTGTCGCTTGGCAAATCATAGGCGAACACAACCGCATGAATGCTTTGGCCGTTATTGCGGCGGCACGCCACGCCGGCGTGGACATTCAGACGGCCTGTGAAGCACTAAGCCAATTTAAAAATGTGAAACGGCGCATGGAAACCAAAGGCGTGGTGAACGGCGTAACCGTCTATGATGATTTTGCCCACCACCCCACCGCGATTGCCACAACCGTTGCCGGTTTGCGCCAAAAGGTAGGCAGCGGGCGCATCTTGGCCGTGTTGGAGCCGCGTTCGAACACCATGAAGCTTGGCACGATGAAAGACGCTTTGCCAGAAAGTCTGAAAGAAGCGGATCATGTATTCTGCTACGCCGGCGGGCTGGATTGGGATGTGGCCGAAGCACTTGCTCCGTTGGGAAACAAATTGTATGTAAACCGTGATTTCGACGCTTTCATGGCGGAGATTATCCACCACGCGCAAAGTGGTGATCACATCTTGGTGATGAGCAACGGCGGTTTCGGCGGTATTCACGACAAATTGCTGTCGGCATTGGCCAAATAA
- a CDS encoding sodium-dependent transporter has translation MSDSNQSKRETFSSRRAFMFAAIGSAVGLGNIWRFPYVTYENGGGAFIIPYLVALLTAGIPLLFLDYALGHRNRGSAPLAFRRVNKAFEPFGWWNVLTNVIICIYYAVIIGWAASYTYYSLIGAWGADPQAFFFKDYLQMADGVSLGLDFVAKVAGPLVGVWVFTLLILALGVQKGVARSSSFFMPLLIVMFLIMVGISLTLPGAEKGLNALFTPDWSKLSEPSVWVAAYGQIFFSLSICFGIMITYSSYLKKKSDLTGTGLVVGFANSSFEVLAGIGVFAALGFMAAANGKEVSEVASSGIGLAFIAFPTIINQAPFGSLIGVLFFSSLVFAGITSMISIVEVIIAAVQDKMKLGRVTATFAVCVPMMVISTLLFGTTTGLPVLDVMDKFVNTYGIVAAGFLYVLAIAVSKNLPVLRDHINSVSSFKVGPIWYACIGVTIIILGYMLFKDTSALLEKNYEGYPDWFLNVFGWGMSLALIVLAIVLSLMPWRKEEPFNPDNNQGEKE, from the coding sequence GTGTCTGATTCAAATCAATCCAAGCGCGAAACCTTCTCGAGCCGACGGGCATTTATGTTTGCCGCCATCGGTTCGGCGGTAGGTTTGGGCAACATCTGGCGTTTCCCTTATGTTACTTATGAAAACGGCGGCGGCGCGTTCATCATCCCCTACTTGGTCGCCTTGCTGACTGCGGGTATTCCCCTGCTGTTTTTAGACTACGCCTTAGGCCACCGCAACCGCGGTTCCGCACCTTTGGCTTTCCGCCGCGTCAATAAAGCCTTCGAACCTTTCGGCTGGTGGAACGTGCTGACCAACGTCATCATCTGTATCTACTACGCCGTCATCATCGGCTGGGCAGCCAGCTATACCTATTACTCGCTAATCGGTGCATGGGGCGCAGACCCGCAGGCATTCTTCTTTAAAGACTATCTGCAAATGGCCGACGGTGTGTCTTTGGGCTTGGATTTCGTTGCCAAAGTAGCCGGCCCCTTGGTAGGCGTGTGGGTTTTCACCCTGCTGATTTTGGCTTTGGGCGTACAAAAAGGCGTGGCACGCTCTTCCAGCTTCTTCATGCCTTTGTTGATCGTGATGTTCTTAATCATGGTCGGCATTTCGCTCACTTTGCCGGGCGCAGAAAAAGGTTTAAACGCGCTCTTTACGCCGGATTGGTCTAAACTTTCCGAGCCGAGCGTATGGGTAGCGGCATACGGTCAGATCTTCTTCTCGCTGTCTATCTGCTTCGGCATTATGATTACTTACTCTTCTTACCTGAAGAAAAAATCCGACCTCACCGGCACCGGCTTGGTGGTAGGCTTTGCCAACAGTAGTTTTGAAGTATTGGCCGGTATCGGCGTATTTGCCGCATTGGGCTTCATGGCTGCCGCCAACGGTAAAGAAGTGAGCGAAGTGGCTTCTTCCGGCATCGGTTTGGCCTTCATCGCTTTCCCCACCATCATCAACCAAGCGCCTTTCGGCTCTTTGATCGGCGTGTTGTTCTTCAGCTCGCTGGTATTCGCCGGTATTACCTCTATGATTTCCATCGTAGAAGTGATCATCGCCGCCGTGCAAGATAAGATGAAACTCGGCCGCGTAACCGCTACGTTTGCCGTATGCGTACCCATGATGGTAATTTCCACCCTCCTCTTCGGCACCACCACAGGCTTGCCGGTATTGGATGTGATGGACAAATTCGTGAACACCTACGGTATCGTTGCCGCCGGGTTCCTGTATGTATTGGCGATTGCCGTCAGCAAAAATCTGCCGGTTTTGCGCGACCATATCAACTCCGTTTCATCGTTCAAAGTCGGCCCGATTTGGTATGCCTGCATCGGCGTAACCATCATCATCTTGGGTTACATGCTGTTTAAAGACACCTCTGCATTGCTGGAGAAAAACTACGAAGGCTACCCGGATTGGTTCTTAAACGTGTTCGGCTGGGGTATGTCGCTGGCGCTTATCGTATTGGCCATCGTGTTGTCGTTGATGCCGTGGAGAAAAGAAGAGCCTTTTAATCCTGATAACAACCAAGGAGAGAAAGAATGA
- a CDS encoding methionine/alanine import family NSS transporter small subunit, with translation MSSTAIMMLVITLAIIWGGFIISVIRLPKE, from the coding sequence ATGAGCAGCACCGCCATCATGATGCTTGTGATAACGCTGGCTATTATTTGGGGTGGATTCATCATTTCGGTAATCCGTTTACCTAAAGAATAA
- the dut gene encoding dUTP diphosphatase, with protein sequence MQTEVELKILNPKMAEQLPAYATPGSAGLDLRACIDEAVELQPGETFLVPTGLAIHLSNPAYAAMLLPRSGLGHKHGIVLGNLVGLIDSDYQGELKVSVWNRGKEAFTIQPFERIAQMVIVPVIQASFKVVDEFAASERGEGGFGSTGKA encoded by the coding sequence ATGCAAACAGAAGTGGAATTGAAAATCTTAAACCCCAAAATGGCCGAGCAGTTGCCGGCGTATGCAACCCCCGGTTCTGCCGGCTTGGATTTGCGTGCTTGCATTGATGAGGCGGTGGAGTTGCAACCCGGCGAAACCTTTTTGGTGCCGACAGGTTTGGCGATTCACTTAAGCAATCCTGCTTATGCTGCTATGCTGCTGCCGCGTTCGGGCTTAGGCCACAAGCACGGCATCGTGTTGGGTAATCTGGTGGGTTTGATTGATTCGGATTATCAGGGTGAGCTGAAAGTGTCGGTGTGGAACCGTGGTAAGGAAGCGTTTACCATTCAGCCGTTCGAACGAATTGCCCAAATGGTTATCGTGCCGGTGATTCAGGCTTCGTTTAAAGTGGTGGATGAATTTGCCGCCAGCGAGCGCGGAGAAGGCGGTTTCGGCAGCACGGGTAAGGCGTAA
- a CDS encoding adenylosuccinate synthase produces MAKNVVVIGAQWGDEGKGKIVDWLAEETSGVVRFQGGHNAGHTLVVGGKKTILRLIPSGILHEKLECFIGSGVVVSPEALLGEIDELNAAGVKNVEGRLKIAPTATLILPYHIALDQAREASRGSGKIGTTGRGIGPAYEDKVARRAIRMVDLFDIEKLKTKLQANIEYYNIQLQHLHQAEPVKFEDVLAVVEKFSSRIKPMISDVSRTLYEKNQKGEKLLFEGAQGTLLDIDYGTYPFVTSSNCLAGAASAGAGVPPQMLNYVLGIVKAYTTRVGSGPFPTELFDDIGAGLAERGHEFGSVTGRARRCGWFDAAALKRSIQVNGISGMCITKLDVMDGIEEIKICTGYQLPDGSKTDILPFGADAVAGCTPIYETMPGWTESTFGVKEFDKLPANAKAYLKRIEEVCGAPVAIVSTGPDREETIVLQHPFA; encoded by the coding sequence ATGGCTAAAAACGTAGTGGTTATCGGCGCACAATGGGGCGACGAAGGCAAAGGTAAAATCGTAGACTGGCTGGCCGAAGAAACTTCGGGCGTGGTGCGTTTTCAGGGCGGACACAATGCAGGTCATACCTTGGTTGTCGGCGGTAAAAAAACCATTCTGCGTCTGATTCCGAGCGGTATTTTGCACGAAAAACTGGAATGTTTTATCGGCTCGGGCGTAGTGGTCAGCCCCGAAGCCTTGCTGGGTGAAATTGACGAATTGAATGCGGCGGGCGTGAAAAACGTAGAAGGCCGTCTGAAAATCGCTCCTACCGCCACCTTGATTCTGCCTTACCACATCGCACTCGACCAAGCCCGCGAAGCCTCGCGCGGCAGCGGTAAAATCGGCACAACCGGCCGCGGTATCGGCCCCGCTTATGAAGACAAAGTCGCCCGCCGCGCCATCCGTATGGTTGACCTGTTCGACATCGAAAAACTGAAAACCAAACTGCAGGCCAATATCGAATACTACAATATTCAGTTGCAACACCTGCACCAAGCCGAGCCGGTAAAATTCGAAGACGTGCTGGCTGTGGTTGAAAAATTCTCAAGCCGAATCAAACCGATGATCAGCGATGTGTCGCGCACCTTGTATGAGAAAAACCAAAAAGGCGAAAAACTGCTGTTTGAAGGTGCGCAAGGCACTTTGCTGGATATCGACTACGGCACTTATCCGTTTGTTACCTCTTCCAACTGCTTGGCCGGAGCCGCTTCCGCCGGAGCCGGTGTGCCGCCGCAAATGTTGAATTATGTGTTGGGTATCGTGAAAGCCTACACCACCCGTGTCGGCTCAGGCCCGTTCCCCACTGAATTGTTTGATGACATCGGCGCAGGGTTGGCCGAGCGCGGTCATGAATTCGGCTCGGTAACCGGCCGTGCCCGCCGCTGCGGTTGGTTTGATGCCGCCGCCTTGAAGCGTTCCATTCAAGTAAACGGCATTTCCGGCATGTGTATCACCAAACTGGATGTGATGGACGGCATTGAAGAAATCAAAATCTGTACCGGCTACCAACTGCCCGACGGCAGCAAAACCGACATCCTGCCTTTCGGTGCAGATGCCGTAGCGGGTTGTACGCCGATTTACGAAACCATGCCGGGTTGGACGGAATCTACTTTCGGCGTGAAAGAGTTCGACAAATTGCCCGCCAATGCCAAAGCGTATTTGAAACGCATCGAAGAAGTGTGCGGCGCGCCGGTAGCGATTGTTTCCACAGGCCCCGACCGTGAAGAAACCATCGTATTGCAGCATCCGTTTGCTTGA